In Trifolium pratense cultivar HEN17-A07 linkage group LG7, ARS_RC_1.1, whole genome shotgun sequence, a genomic segment contains:
- the LOC123894738 gene encoding glutaredoxin-C9-like, giving the protein MHQAIPSISSHNNNFGNINENYYYNKKKESPNSSSHKGEEKMILNMVSENALIVIGRHGCCMTHVVKKLLQSLGVNPVIHEVEEEKDEVYVAKELESIIKGKEEQRNVNVQFPMVFIGGKSFGGLERVMATHISGELVPLLKQAGALWL; this is encoded by the coding sequence ATGCATCAAGCAATTCCTTCCATATCATCacacaacaataattttggtaACATCAATGAAAATTATTACTATAACAAGAAGAAGGAGAGTCCTAATTCTTCTTCACACAAAGGAGAAGAAAAGATGATTTTAAACATGGTTTCTGAAAATGCTTTAATAGTGATTGGGAGGCATGGATGCTGCATGACTCATGTGGTGAAAAAGCTTCTACAGAGTCTAGGTGTTAACCCTGTGATTCATGAGGTAGAGGAAGAGAAAGATGAAGTTTATGTTGCTAAAGAATTGGAATCAATAATTAAAGGGAAAGAAGAACAGAGGAATGTTAATGTGCAGTTTCCAATGGTGTTTATAGGTGGAAAATCGTTTGGTGGATTGGAACGTGTTATGGCTACTCATATTTCTGGTGAATTGGTTCCATTGCTTAAACAAGCCGGAGCTTTATGGCTATGA
- the LOC123894739 gene encoding prohibitin-1, mitochondrial-like, translating to MNIKNMKVPGGGATSALVKLGIIGGIGMYAVSNSLYNVEGGHRAIVFNRVVGVKDKVYPEGTHFVIPWFERPVIYDVRARPHLVESTSGSRDLQMVKIGLRVLTRPLPGQLPTVYRTLGENYNERVLPSIIHETLKAVVAQYNASQLITQREAVSREIRKILTERAANFNIALDDVSITSLTFGREFTAAIEAKQVAAQEAERAKFVVEKAEQDKRSAIIRAVGEAKSAQLIGEAIANNPAFITLRKIEAAREIAHTISNAGNKVYLNSSDLLLNLQEMNLEPARK from the exons atgaatATCAAGAACATGAAAGTTCCTGGTGGTGGTGCTACCTCTGCACTGGTGAAATTGGGAATTATTGGTGGAATTGGTATGTATGCTGTTTCTAACAGTCTTTACAATGTTGAAGGAGGACACCGAGCTATCGTTTTCAATCGTGTCGTCGGTGTCAAAGACAAG GTTTATCCTGAAGGGACTCATTTTGTAATTCCATGGTTTGAGAGACCAGTCATCTATGATGTTCGTGCACGTCCCCATCTAGTCGAGAGTACATCTGGGAGTCGTGATCTCCAGATg GTCAAAATTGGACTTCGAGTCCTTACTCGTCCTTTGCCCGGCCAGTTACCTACAGTTTATCGGACCCTTGGAGAGAATTATAATGAACGGGTTTTACCTTCGATCATACATGAAACTTTGAAAGCTGTGGTTGCCCAGTACAATGCCAGCCAGCTTATTACACAGCGAGAG GCTGTTAGTCGTGAAATCCGGAAGATTCTGACTGAGAGGGCAGCTAACTTCAATATTGCTCTTGATGATGTGTCAATTACTAGTCTGACCTTTGGCAGAGAGTTTACTGCTGCAATTGAAGCCAAGCAGGTGGCTGCACAAGAAGCTGAGAGGGCTAAATTTGTTGTGGAAAAAGCTGAGCAAGACAAGAGAAGTGCTATAATTAGAGCAGTG GGAGAAGCTAAAAGTGCCCAACTGATCGGAGAAGCCATTGCCAACAATCCAGCTTTCATCACACTGAGGAAGATAGAAGCTGCTAGAGAGATTGCACATACTATATCAAATGCAGGAAACAAGGTTTACTTGAATTCAAGTGATCTTTTGCTGAACCTTCAAGAGATGAATTTGGAGCCTGCCAGAAAGTGA